From a single Paraburkholderia sp. D15 genomic region:
- the ftsW gene encoding putative lipid II flippase FtsW — translation MSWSERFGSRTAGAGAGDASGGGGGGAGGGARSGGRTGGSGLASAVNGVRPLRSRMLDYDHSLLWVVVALLGLGVVMVYSASIAMPDSPKYASYRDWAFLARQILFVVLGSVIGVVSFRIPISTWDKYAPKLFLIALAALVVVLIPHVGKGVNGARRWIPLGITNMQPSEIMKLAVTIYAANYTVRKQEYMHSFAKGFLPMAFAVGVVGALLLLEPDMGAFMVIAAIAMGVLFLGGVNGKLFGGLVATAVGTFSLLVWASPWRRERIFAYLDPWDDRYAQGKAYQLTHSLIAFGRGEWFGVGLGGSVEKLNYLPEAHTDFILAVIGEELGFVGVLVVILMFYWIVRRSFEIGRQALALDRTFAGLVAKGVGIWFGAQTFINMGVNLGLLPTKGLTLPLVSYGGSGILLNCVAVAVLMRVDYENRVLMRGGKV, via the coding sequence ATGAGCTGGTCGGAACGCTTCGGATCACGCACGGCGGGCGCCGGCGCCGGCGATGCTAGCGGCGGCGGCGGCGGCGGTGCAGGCGGCGGTGCGCGCAGCGGCGGACGCACGGGCGGCAGCGGACTGGCGAGCGCCGTCAACGGCGTGCGTCCGCTGCGCTCGCGCATGCTCGATTACGACCACTCGCTGCTGTGGGTGGTCGTCGCGCTGCTGGGGCTCGGCGTCGTGATGGTGTATTCGGCGTCGATCGCGATGCCGGACTCGCCGAAGTACGCGTCCTACCGCGACTGGGCGTTCCTCGCGCGGCAGATCCTGTTCGTCGTGCTGGGCTCGGTGATCGGCGTGGTGTCGTTCCGTATTCCGATCTCGACGTGGGACAAGTACGCGCCGAAGCTTTTCCTGATCGCGCTCGCCGCGCTGGTGGTCGTGCTGATTCCGCACGTCGGCAAGGGCGTGAACGGTGCGCGCCGCTGGATTCCGCTCGGCATCACGAACATGCAGCCGTCGGAAATCATGAAGCTCGCGGTGACGATCTACGCGGCGAACTACACGGTGCGCAAGCAGGAATACATGCACAGCTTCGCCAAGGGCTTTCTGCCGATGGCTTTCGCGGTCGGCGTGGTCGGCGCGTTGCTGCTGCTCGAACCGGACATGGGCGCGTTCATGGTGATCGCGGCGATCGCGATGGGCGTACTGTTCCTCGGCGGTGTGAACGGCAAGCTGTTCGGCGGCCTCGTCGCCACCGCGGTGGGCACCTTCAGTCTGCTGGTGTGGGCGTCGCCGTGGCGGCGCGAGCGGATCTTCGCGTACCTCGATCCGTGGGACGACCGTTACGCGCAGGGCAAGGCGTATCAATTGACGCACTCGCTGATCGCGTTCGGGCGCGGCGAGTGGTTCGGCGTGGGCCTCGGCGGCAGCGTCGAAAAGCTCAACTATCTGCCGGAGGCGCATACCGACTTCATCCTCGCGGTAATCGGCGAGGAACTGGGGTTCGTCGGCGTGCTGGTGGTGATCCTGATGTTCTACTGGATCGTGCGCCGTTCGTTCGAGATCGGCCGTCAGGCGCTCGCGCTCGACCGCACGTTCGCCGGTCTGGTGGCGAAGGGCGTCGGCATCTGGTTCGGCGCGCAGACCTTCATCAACATGGGCGTGAACCTCGGTCTGCTGCCGACCAAGGGTCTCACGCTGCCGCTCGTCAGCTACGGCGGTTCGGGCATCTTGCTGAACTGCGTGGCCGTCGCGGTGCTGATGCGCGTGGATTACGAAAACCGGGTGCTGATGCGCGGAGGCAAGGTATGA
- a CDS encoding D-alanine--D-alanine ligase, producing MSSIDPKKFGKVAVLLGGESAEREVSLTSGRLVLQGLRDAGIDAHPFDPAERPLADLKAEGFDRAFIALHGGYGENGQIQGALDFYGIKYNGSGVLGSALGLDKFRTKLVWQQLGIPTPPFETVLRGDDYAARSPDIVAKLGLPLFVKPASEGSSVAVIKVKSADALPAALAEAAKFDRIVVVEKSIEGGGEYTACIAGNLDLPLIRIVPAGEFYDYHAKYVANDTQYLIPCGIAPDEEARLKVLARRAFEVLGCTDWGRADFMMDAQGNPYFLEVNTAPGMTDHSLPPKAARAVGISYQDLVVGVLALTLQD from the coding sequence ATGAGCAGTATCGATCCGAAAAAATTCGGCAAGGTCGCCGTGTTGCTCGGCGGTGAATCCGCTGAGCGCGAAGTGTCGCTGACGTCCGGCCGCCTCGTGCTGCAGGGGCTGCGCGACGCCGGCATCGACGCGCATCCGTTCGATCCGGCCGAGCGTCCGCTCGCCGATCTGAAGGCGGAAGGTTTCGACCGCGCGTTCATCGCGCTGCACGGCGGTTATGGCGAGAACGGCCAGATTCAGGGCGCGCTCGACTTCTACGGCATCAAGTACAACGGCAGCGGCGTGCTCGGCTCGGCGCTCGGCCTCGACAAATTCCGCACCAAGCTCGTGTGGCAGCAGCTCGGCATTCCGACGCCGCCGTTCGAGACCGTGCTGCGTGGCGATGACTACGCGGCGCGTAGCCCGGACATCGTCGCGAAGCTCGGTTTGCCGCTGTTCGTGAAGCCGGCGAGCGAAGGTTCGAGCGTCGCGGTGATCAAGGTGAAGAGCGCGGACGCGTTGCCGGCCGCGCTCGCCGAGGCGGCGAAGTTCGACCGGATCGTCGTGGTGGAAAAGAGCATCGAAGGCGGCGGCGAGTACACCGCGTGCATCGCCGGCAATCTCGATCTGCCGCTGATCCGCATCGTGCCCGCCGGCGAGTTTTACGACTACCACGCGAAATACGTCGCGAACGACACGCAGTATCTGATTCCGTGCGGTATCGCGCCCGACGAGGAAGCGCGCCTGAAGGTGCTGGCGCGCCGCGCGTTCGAAGTGCTCGGCTGCACCGACTGGGGCCGTGCCGATTTCATGATGGACGCGCAGGGTAATCCGTACTTTCTGGAAGTGAACACGGCGCCCGGCATGACCGATCACTCGCTGCCGCCGAAAGCGGCGCGCGCGGTGGGCATCAGCTATCAGGATCTGGTTGTCGGCGTGTTGGCGCTGACGTTGCAGGACTAA
- a CDS encoding cell division protein FtsQ/DivIB: MWNNVRQLNFAANALHALLVLVLLAAGGYWLIQRPNFALREIQIDGDTEHINSPTVRAGVVGRLKGNFFTVDLDVARQAFEQMPWVRHASVRRVWPNALAVTLEEYKPLGTWGSDQLVSVDGELFTANQGELEEDLPAFDGPDGTAKEVVARYHDFQKWFAPLGATPDEVTLSPRYAWTVKLSNGTQVELGRERNQDTLLDRSKRLTAAWSAVTQRWGKDIEYADLRYPNGFAIRAAGMRFISEPDKGKK, from the coding sequence ATGTGGAACAACGTTCGCCAGCTCAATTTCGCCGCCAACGCGCTGCACGCGTTGCTGGTGCTCGTGCTGCTGGCGGCGGGCGGTTACTGGCTGATCCAGCGCCCGAATTTCGCGCTGCGTGAGATACAGATCGACGGCGACACCGAGCACATCAATTCGCCGACGGTGCGCGCTGGGGTCGTCGGCCGGTTGAAGGGCAACTTTTTCACGGTGGATCTCGACGTCGCGCGGCAGGCGTTCGAGCAGATGCCGTGGGTGCGGCACGCGAGCGTGCGGCGCGTCTGGCCGAATGCGCTGGCTGTCACGCTGGAAGAGTACAAACCGCTTGGGACGTGGGGCAGCGATCAACTGGTGAGCGTGGACGGCGAACTGTTCACCGCGAATCAGGGCGAACTCGAGGAAGATCTGCCCGCGTTCGACGGCCCGGACGGCACGGCGAAGGAAGTCGTCGCGCGCTATCACGATTTTCAGAAGTGGTTCGCGCCGCTGGGCGCGACGCCGGACGAAGTGACGCTGTCGCCGCGTTATGCGTGGACGGTGAAGTTGTCGAACGGAACGCAGGTGGAACTTGGGCGCGAACGCAATCAGGACACGCTGCTCGATCGCAGCAAGCGCCTGACCGCGGCGTGGAGCGCGGTGACGCAACGTTGGGGAAAGGATATCGAGTATGCGGACTTGCGCTATCCGAACGGTTTCGCGATTCGTGCCGCTGGCATGCGCTTTATCAGCGAACCCGACAAGGGCAAGAAGTAA
- the mraY gene encoding phospho-N-acetylmuramoyl-pentapeptide-transferase, whose product MLLALAQWLQNDASFLRVFSYLTFRAVMATITALLIGLVCGPAVIRKLTAMKVGQAVRKDGPQTHLVKSGTPTMGGVLILLGIAVATLLWADLTNRFIWIVMLVTFGFGVIGWVDDYRKVVYKDPRGMSSREKYFWQSLIGLFAAVYLAFSVSEASNVRVYDLFMAWVRSGLSMGLPPHADLMLPFIKSISYPLGVWGFIVLTYLVIVGASNAVNLTDGLDGLVIMPVVLVGASLGVFAYVMGSSVYSKYLLFPHIAGAGELLIFCSAMGGAGLAFLWFNTHPAQMFMGDVGALALGGALGTVAVIVRQEIVLFIMGGIFVAETLSVMLQVTWFKFTKRRFGEGRRLFKMAPLHHHFELSGWKETQVVVRFWIITLMLCLFGLSTLKLR is encoded by the coding sequence ATGCTACTGGCGCTGGCGCAATGGCTGCAGAATGACGCAAGCTTCTTGCGCGTGTTCAGTTATCTGACTTTCCGTGCGGTGATGGCGACCATCACCGCGCTGCTGATCGGGCTCGTCTGCGGCCCTGCGGTGATTCGCAAACTGACGGCGATGAAGGTCGGCCAGGCCGTCCGTAAAGACGGCCCGCAAACTCACCTCGTCAAATCGGGCACGCCGACCATGGGCGGCGTGCTGATTCTGCTCGGCATCGCGGTGGCCACGCTGCTGTGGGCCGATCTGACCAACCGCTTCATCTGGATCGTGATGCTCGTCACGTTCGGCTTCGGCGTGATCGGCTGGGTCGACGATTACCGCAAGGTGGTCTACAAGGACCCGCGCGGCATGTCGTCGCGCGAAAAGTATTTCTGGCAATCGTTGATCGGCCTGTTCGCGGCGGTGTATCTCGCGTTCAGCGTGTCCGAAGCGAGCAACGTGCGCGTGTATGACCTGTTCATGGCGTGGGTGCGCAGCGGCCTGTCGATGGGTCTGCCCCCGCACGCCGACCTGATGCTGCCGTTCATCAAGTCGATCAGCTATCCGCTCGGCGTGTGGGGCTTCATCGTACTGACGTATCTGGTGATCGTCGGCGCGAGCAACGCGGTCAATCTCACCGACGGTCTCGACGGCCTCGTGATCATGCCGGTCGTGCTGGTCGGCGCGTCGCTCGGCGTGTTCGCGTACGTGATGGGCAGCTCGGTCTACTCGAAGTACCTGCTGTTCCCGCACATCGCGGGCGCCGGCGAATTGCTGATCTTCTGCTCGGCGATGGGCGGGGCAGGGCTCGCGTTCCTGTGGTTCAACACGCACCCCGCGCAGATGTTCATGGGCGATGTCGGCGCGCTCGCGCTCGGCGGCGCGCTCGGCACCGTCGCGGTGATCGTGCGCCAGGAAATCGTGCTGTTCATCATGGGCGGCATTTTCGTCGCCGAAACGCTGTCCGTGATGCTGCAGGTCACGTGGTTCAAGTTCACCAAGCGCCGCTTCGGCGAAGGGCGGCGTCTCTTCAAGATGGCGCCGCTGCATCACCATTTCGAATTGTCGGGTTGGAAGGAAACGCAGGTCGTGGTGCGCTTCTGGATCATCACGCTCATGTTGTGTCTGTTCGGTTTGTCCACGCTCAAATTGCGTTAA
- the murF gene encoding UDP-N-acetylmuramoyl-tripeptide--D-alanyl-D-alanine ligase gives MSMFSLREAAALIPGATVLGDDSVVFERVSTDSRSAGPGDLFIAIKGERFDAHDFLPQVAARNVSAVLVERAPADWNVPSLRVTTDTRIALGALARGWRRQFSMPLVAVTGSNGKTTVKEMIASIFAAAVGEPQRLATAGNFNNDIGLPLTLFRLHAAHRLAVVELGMNHPGETSLLAKIAEPTVAVVNNAQREHQEFMATVEAVALEHASVIHALTPEGVAVFPADDAYASIWRVAATGNRIVDFALNSADRVTEAAVTGTFDGSRLSIDTPEGHLDVTLQVLGNHNAHNALAATSAALAAGVPLDAIQRGLESFGAVKGRLQVKRAALGALAGATVIDDTYNANPDSMRAAIDVLASRASPRVLVMGDMGEVGDNGPAFHREIGAYAKERGIDALYAMGDASRDACTAYGAHAHHVADVGTLVAQLQQAGFGSAATLLVKGSRFMQMERVVDAVTSPQPNAAGTTPAAH, from the coding sequence ATGAGCATGTTCTCGTTGCGTGAAGCGGCCGCATTGATTCCGGGCGCCACCGTGCTCGGCGACGATAGCGTCGTATTCGAGCGCGTATCGACCGACAGCCGCAGCGCTGGCCCCGGCGATCTGTTCATCGCGATCAAGGGCGAACGCTTCGACGCGCACGACTTCCTGCCGCAAGTCGCGGCGCGCAACGTCTCGGCCGTGCTGGTCGAGCGCGCGCCGGCGGACTGGAACGTGCCGTCGCTGCGCGTGACGACCGACACGCGTATCGCGCTGGGCGCACTCGCGCGCGGCTGGCGTCGCCAGTTCAGCATGCCGCTCGTCGCGGTGACGGGCAGCAACGGCAAGACCACGGTCAAGGAAATGATCGCGTCGATCTTCGCGGCGGCGGTGGGCGAACCCCAGCGTCTCGCGACGGCCGGCAACTTCAACAACGACATCGGCCTGCCGCTCACGTTGTTCCGCCTGCACGCCGCGCATCGGCTCGCGGTGGTCGAACTCGGCATGAATCATCCGGGCGAGACGTCGTTGCTTGCGAAGATCGCCGAGCCGACGGTCGCGGTCGTGAACAACGCGCAGCGCGAGCATCAGGAATTCATGGCGACCGTCGAAGCGGTCGCGCTCGAACACGCGAGCGTGATCCACGCGCTGACGCCCGAAGGCGTCGCCGTGTTTCCCGCCGACGATGCGTACGCCAGCATCTGGCGTGTCGCGGCAACCGGCAACCGGATCGTCGATTTCGCGCTGAATTCGGCCGATCGCGTGACCGAAGCCGCCGTCACCGGCACCTTCGACGGCAGCCGTTTGAGCATCGATACGCCTGAAGGCCACCTCGACGTCACCTTGCAGGTGCTCGGCAATCACAACGCGCACAACGCACTGGCCGCCACCTCGGCAGCGCTCGCCGCGGGCGTGCCGCTCGACGCGATCCAGCGCGGCCTCGAATCGTTCGGCGCGGTGAAGGGGCGTCTGCAGGTCAAGCGCGCGGCGCTCGGCGCATTGGCCGGTGCCACCGTGATCGACGACACCTACAACGCCAATCCCGACTCCATGCGCGCCGCGATCGACGTGCTCGCGTCGCGCGCATCGCCGCGCGTGCTGGTGATGGGCGACATGGGCGAAGTCGGCGACAACGGCCCGGCGTTCCACCGCGAAATCGGCGCATATGCGAAGGAACGCGGCATCGATGCGCTGTACGCGATGGGCGACGCTTCGCGCGACGCCTGCACCGCGTACGGCGCGCACGCGCATCACGTGGCCGACGTCGGCACGCTGGTCGCGCAATTGCAGCAGGCCGGTTTCGGTTCTGCCGCAACGCTTCTCGTGAAAGGCTCGCGCTTCATGCAAATGGAACGCGTGGTGGACGCCGTTACGAGTCCACAACCCAACGCAGCGGGCACGACGCCCGCCGCACATTGA
- the murD gene encoding UDP-N-acetylmuramoyl-L-alanine--D-glutamate ligase — MFGEKFRDRQKPMVLVLGLGESGLAMARWCARHGCRLRVADTREVPPNLSALEAHRVDAEFVGGPFAPSLLDGVELVAISPGLSPLAANLLPLITAAREQGIPVWGELELFAQALVTLGESGYAPKVIAITGTNGKTTTTSLTGLLCERAGKKVAVAGNISPSLLDKLMESIDATALPEVWVLELSSFQLETAHTFAPDAAAVLNITQDHLDWHGGLDAYAAAKGRIFGTQTVRVLNRDDARVMSLAPSAESDADVVTFGVTEPKNVGDFGLQRDNGIVWLVEAHDRDANDEPAPKRRRKNEALAQPDIALKRLMPADALRIRGLHNAANALAAYALARAVGLPGARLLHGLREYRGEPHRVELIASIDGIDYVDDSKGTNVGATVAALDGLAQRAVLIVGGDGKGQAFDPLAAPVMRWCRAVMLIGRDAPQIRAALEHTGIAMTDHATLEDATRAASALAQPGDAVLLSPACASFDMFKSYAHRADVFRGTVEEIAAERGTMI, encoded by the coding sequence ATGTTCGGCGAGAAGTTTCGGGATCGGCAAAAGCCGATGGTGCTCGTGCTGGGACTGGGTGAATCCGGTCTCGCGATGGCGCGCTGGTGCGCGCGGCACGGCTGTCGGCTGCGTGTGGCCGATACGCGCGAGGTGCCGCCGAACCTGTCCGCGCTCGAAGCGCATCGCGTCGACGCCGAATTCGTCGGCGGCCCGTTCGCGCCGTCGCTGCTCGACGGCGTCGAACTGGTGGCGATCAGCCCCGGCCTGTCGCCGCTCGCCGCCAATCTGCTGCCCTTGATCACCGCCGCGCGCGAGCAGGGCATTCCCGTGTGGGGCGAACTGGAACTGTTCGCCCAGGCGCTGGTGACGCTCGGCGAGAGCGGCTACGCGCCGAAGGTGATCGCGATCACCGGCACCAACGGCAAGACCACCACCACCAGCCTGACCGGCCTGCTGTGCGAACGCGCCGGCAAGAAGGTCGCGGTGGCGGGCAACATCAGCCCGTCGTTGCTCGACAAGCTGATGGAATCGATCGACGCCACCGCGTTGCCCGAGGTGTGGGTGCTCGAACTGTCGAGCTTCCAGCTCGAAACCGCGCATACGTTCGCGCCGGATGCCGCCGCGGTGCTGAACATCACGCAGGACCATCTCGACTGGCACGGCGGACTCGATGCGTACGCCGCCGCGAAGGGTCGCATCTTTGGTACACAGACGGTTCGCGTGCTGAATCGCGACGACGCGCGCGTCATGTCGCTCGCACCTTCCGCGGAGAGCGATGCCGACGTCGTGACGTTCGGCGTCACCGAGCCGAAGAATGTGGGCGACTTCGGATTGCAGCGCGATAACGGCATCGTGTGGCTGGTCGAGGCGCACGACCGCGACGCGAACGACGAGCCGGCGCCGAAGCGCCGCCGCAAGAACGAAGCGCTCGCGCAGCCGGACATCGCGCTCAAGCGCCTGATGCCGGCCGACGCGTTGCGGATTCGCGGCCTGCACAACGCCGCCAATGCGCTCGCCGCGTACGCGCTCGCGCGCGCCGTCGGTCTGCCGGGCGCGCGGCTGTTGCATGGTCTGCGCGAATACCGTGGTGAGCCGCATCGCGTGGAACTGATCGCGTCGATCGACGGCATCGATTACGTGGACGACAGCAAGGGCACCAACGTCGGCGCCACGGTTGCCGCGCTCGATGGTCTCGCGCAACGCGCGGTGCTGATCGTCGGCGGCGACGGCAAGGGTCAGGCATTCGATCCGCTCGCCGCGCCGGTGATGCGCTGGTGCCGCGCGGTGATGCTGATCGGCCGCGACGCGCCGCAGATTCGCGCCGCGCTCGAACACACCGGCATTGCGATGACCGATCACGCGACGCTCGAGGACGCGACGCGCGCCGCGAGCGCGCTCGCGCAACCGGGCGACGCGGTGCTGCTGTCGCCGGCCTGCGCGAGCTTCGACATGTTCAAAAGCTATGCGCACCGCGCCGACGTATTTCGCGGCACGGTGGAAGAAATCGCTGCCGAACGGGGGACGATGATATGA
- the murG gene encoding undecaprenyldiphospho-muramoylpentapeptide beta-N-acetylglucosaminyltransferase: MSARPQRTLMVMAGGTGGHVFPGLAVAHLMQAWGWKVVWLGNPAGMEATLVPKHGIPMEYVRFGGLRGKGLKTKLMLPLNLLRACTQSLSVLRRVKPDVVLGMGGYITFPAGLMTALSGRPLVLHEQNSIAGLANKVLAKLARRVLVAFPNALPHGEWTGNPIREELARANAPKARYAQRSGPLNVLVVGGSLGAAALNEVVPRAVALLAPEERPRIVHQAGAKHIDALRGNYAAAGLQAGNDGVSGDGAASAVELVPFIDDMTSAYENADLVICRSGAMTVSEISAVGVAALFVPFPFAVDDHQTTNAAFLAGNGAALVVQQRDLSAQMLADWLRSQTRETLAEMAERSRSLAKPDATEQVAQICATVAGSTAGASPEGKQ; this comes from the coding sequence ATGAGCGCTCGCCCGCAACGCACGCTGATGGTGATGGCCGGCGGCACCGGGGGACACGTGTTCCCGGGGCTCGCGGTCGCGCATCTGATGCAGGCGTGGGGCTGGAAGGTGGTGTGGCTCGGCAACCCCGCGGGCATGGAAGCGACGCTGGTGCCGAAGCACGGCATTCCGATGGAGTACGTGCGCTTCGGCGGCCTGCGCGGCAAGGGCCTGAAGACCAAGCTGATGCTGCCGCTGAATCTGCTGCGCGCCTGCACGCAGAGTCTGTCGGTGCTGCGTCGCGTGAAGCCGGATGTGGTGCTCGGCATGGGCGGCTACATCACGTTTCCGGCGGGCCTGATGACCGCGTTGAGCGGGCGTCCGCTGGTGCTGCACGAACAGAATTCGATCGCGGGTCTCGCCAACAAGGTGCTGGCGAAACTCGCGCGGCGCGTGCTGGTTGCGTTCCCGAACGCGCTGCCGCATGGCGAGTGGACCGGAAACCCGATTCGTGAGGAACTTGCGCGCGCAAATGCACCCAAAGCACGCTACGCGCAACGCAGCGGCCCGTTGAATGTGCTGGTGGTGGGCGGCAGCCTCGGCGCGGCGGCGTTGAACGAAGTGGTGCCGCGCGCGGTCGCGCTGCTGGCGCCGGAAGAACGGCCGCGCATCGTGCATCAGGCGGGCGCGAAGCATATCGACGCGCTGCGCGGGAATTACGCGGCGGCGGGTCTGCAGGCAGGCAACGACGGTGTGAGCGGCGATGGCGCGGCAAGCGCCGTCGAACTCGTGCCGTTCATCGACGACATGACGAGCGCGTACGAGAACGCGGATCTGGTGATCTGCCGCTCGGGCGCGATGACGGTGTCGGAGATTTCGGCGGTCGGCGTGGCGGCGTTGTTCGTGCCGTTCCCGTTCGCCGTGGACGATCACCAAACTACTAATGCAGCGTTCCTCGCCGGCAACGGCGCGGCGCTGGTCGTGCAACAACGCGATCTGTCGGCGCAGATGCTCGCCGACTGGTTGCGTAGCCAGACACGCGAAACGCTCGCGGAAATGGCGGAGCGTTCGCGCTCGCTCGCGAAACCCGACGCCACGGAGCAGGTCGCGCAGATCTGCGCGACTGTGGCGGGTTCGACGGCGGGCGCGAGCCCCGAAGGAAAGCAATGA
- the murC gene encoding UDP-N-acetylmuramate--L-alanine ligase — translation MKHIVKHIHFVGIGGVGMSGIAEVLVNLGYQVSGSDLSSNAITDRLANLGARIAIGHAAENIEGANAVVVSTAVRSDNPEVLAARHRRIPIVPRAVMLAELMRLKQGIAIAGTHGKTTTTSLVASVLAAGGLDPTFVIGGRLISAGANARLGTGDFIVAEADESDASFLNLFPVIEVITNIDADHMDTYGHDFARLKQAFIEFTHRLPFYGIAVLCVDDPNVKEILPFVSKPIIRYGLAPDAQVRAVNVEARDGKMHFTAMREDAAPLDIVLNLPGEHNVQNALAAIAIATELEVKDADIQRALADFNGVGRRFQRYGEVPVVSEDKPAGAYTLVDDYGHHPVEMAATVAAARGAFPGRRLVLAFQPHRFTRTRDCFEDFVKVLSTVDALVLTEVYAAGEAPIVAADGRALARALRVAGKVEPVFVDSVDEVPDALAAVVRDGDVVITMGAGSIGGVPGRLAQETRV, via the coding sequence ATGAAACACATCGTCAAACACATTCACTTTGTCGGCATCGGCGGCGTCGGCATGAGCGGCATCGCCGAGGTGCTGGTCAACCTCGGCTATCAGGTGAGCGGCTCGGATCTGTCGAGCAACGCGATCACCGATCGCCTCGCCAACCTGGGCGCGCGGATCGCGATCGGTCACGCGGCGGAGAACATCGAAGGCGCGAATGCGGTGGTCGTGTCGACCGCGGTGCGCAGCGACAACCCGGAAGTGCTGGCCGCGCGCCATCGCCGCATCCCGATCGTGCCGCGCGCGGTGATGCTCGCGGAGCTGATGCGCCTGAAGCAGGGCATCGCGATTGCCGGCACGCACGGCAAGACCACCACCACCTCGCTGGTGGCGAGCGTGCTGGCGGCGGGCGGGCTCGATCCGACCTTCGTGATCGGCGGCCGGCTGATCAGCGCGGGCGCGAATGCGCGGCTCGGCACGGGCGACTTCATCGTCGCCGAAGCGGACGAGTCGGACGCGTCGTTCCTGAATCTGTTCCCGGTGATCGAAGTCATCACGAACATCGACGCCGACCACATGGACACCTACGGCCACGATTTCGCGCGGCTCAAGCAGGCGTTCATCGAATTCACGCACCGTCTGCCGTTCTATGGAATCGCGGTGCTGTGCGTCGACGATCCGAACGTGAAGGAGATCCTGCCGTTCGTGTCGAAGCCGATCATCCGCTACGGTCTCGCGCCCGACGCGCAGGTGCGCGCGGTCAACGTCGAGGCGCGCGACGGCAAGATGCATTTCACCGCGATGCGCGAAGACGCGGCGCCGCTCGACATCGTGTTGAACCTGCCGGGCGAGCACAACGTGCAGAACGCACTGGCCGCGATCGCGATCGCGACTGAACTTGAAGTGAAAGATGCCGATATCCAGCGAGCGCTGGCGGACTTCAACGGCGTGGGCCGGCGCTTCCAGCGTTACGGCGAAGTGCCGGTGGTGAGCGAGGACAAACCGGCCGGCGCCTACACGCTGGTCGACGATTACGGCCATCACCCGGTCGAAATGGCCGCGACGGTGGCGGCGGCGCGCGGCGCGTTTCCGGGCCGGCGCCTGGTGCTGGCGTTCCAGCCGCACCGTTTCACGCGTACGCGCGACTGCTTCGAAGATTTCGTGAAGGTGCTCTCGACGGTCGACGCGCTCGTGCTGACCGAAGTCTATGCGGCCGGCGAAGCGCCGATCGTCGCGGCGGACGGCCGCGCGCTCGCTCGCGCGCTGCGCGTGGCGGGCAAGGTCGAACCGGTGTTTGTCGATTCGGTGGATGAAGTGCCGGACGCGCTGGCGGCAGTGGTGCGCGACGGCGATGTGGTGATCACGATGGGCGCGGGTTCGATCGGCGGTGTGCCGGGTCGCCTCGCTCAGGAAACCAGGGTGTGA